The Pyrenophora tritici-repentis strain M4 chromosome 3, whole genome shotgun sequence genome has a window encoding:
- a CDS encoding zinc finger containing protein: MLAETRVAGTRFPEVEQLIAGRHHDAMQSPPDYDMMAQREDSGIMDVYPSTETGSAHGSLSPSKQMPKKHVSFELLLPQSPAHKARLPMRVDIYPHDTTDSIITTVKNFYGLYERRGVIFEDRHGNTLIARFENFEHGMTIYVRVSPESMDAEDYSPDPRQQTISPRRPRLHLDEAFQMLPPHHHQQAGSRSGSRHARQSHSPQPGRGRRSVSASKRMRTSAKSRANSSHGSFANGDDYSDSEGEHGSVTSSRRSRKEPLASAEISVDNIVEGGRRKRAKFDSSELPLFVPPQVPMTASLSSVSPQRRISGNTAGSPYSANQQTFSYSHPLPSPQSFGQGESSYLQGLVTPYSASSSQAQGYKSRARGSGQHAHYRYSGSGGALPTPDTTLASISVISDEDVARQLMRLGDASNFSNHRTSTSTLDDAFSGKADAASSSDESADGSDDDNELPPLPYMARTMHDHTRVYDGAESSGEDYEDDRDGSFKGASDEMMPDEHNNYRLGVDEEDLSSKPRCQRCRKSKKGCDRQRPCQRCKDAGISADGCVSEDEGNGRKGRYGRHMGVSVKKNSTSSATSMAPPPMYEYNMPMDGAHSMSMSLDKSKKRKR; encoded by the exons ATGCTTGCTGAAACCCGGGTTGCTGGTACACGCTTCCCTGAGGTCGAACAGCTCATAGCGGGCCGACACCACGACGCCATGCAGTCGCCTCCCGACTATGACATGATGGCTCAGCGAGAAGACTCTGGCATCATGGATGTATATCCGAGTACCGAGACGGGCTCGGCGCATGGCTCCTTGTCGCCCTCTAAGCAGATGCCCAAGAAGCACGTCAGCTTCGAGCTACTGCTACCCCAATCGCCAGCCCACAAGGCTCGTTTACCGATGCGAGTTGATATCTACCCCCATGATACGACAGACTCCATCATTACCACAGTCAAGAACTTCTACGGTCTGTACGAGCGCCGAGGCGTCATCTTTGAGGACCGCCATGGCAATACGCTCATCGCGCGCTTCGAGAACTTCGAACACGGCATGACTATCTATGTTCGCGTCTCTCCAGAGAGTATGGACGCCGAAGACTACTCTCCTGATCCCAGACAGCAGACCATCTCGCCCCGTCGCCCTCGACTTCATCTTGATGAGGCCTTCCAGATGCTCCCGCCCCACCATCATCAGCAAGCGGGCTCCAGATCAGGATCCCGTCATGCGCGCCAAAGTCACTCACCTCAACCAGGTCGTGGCCGAAGAAGCGTCTCCGCCAGTAAGCGTATGCGCACTTCTGCAAAGAGTCGCGCAAACAGCTCGCATGGAAGCTTCGCCAATGGTGACGACTACAGCGATAGCGAAGGCGAGCATGGCTCTGTGACCAGCTCGCGTCGCTCAAGGAAAGAGCCCCTTGCAAGTGCTGAAATCAGCGTTGACAACATCGTTGAAGGCGGCCGCCGAAAGCGAGCCAAATTTGACAGCTCG GAGCTGCCTCTGTTCGTACCACCTCAAGTTCCTATGACTGCTTCCTTGTCGTCCGTGTCTCCTCAACGGCGTATCAGCGGCAATACCGCTGGTTCTCCATACTCTGCCAATCAGCAGACTTTCTCATACTCGCATCCACTGCCTTCGCCGCAGAGTTTTGGCCAGGGAGAAAGCTCCTACCTCCAAGGACTCGTCACACCCTACTCTGCGTCTAGCAGCCAGGCACAGGGATACAAGTCACGCGCTCGAGGCTCAGGACAACACGCCCATTATCGCTATTCCGGTAGCGGTGGAGCTCTGCCCACACCCGATACCACTCTTGCGAGTATTAGCGTCATCTCTGACGAAGACGTTGCCCGCCAGCTTATGCGCTTGGGTGATGCCTCCAACTTCTCCAATCATCGTACTTCCACTTCCACGCTTGACGATGCCTTCAGCGGAAAGGCCGATGCAGCGTCATCCAGTGATGAGAGCGCTGATGGCAGTGACGATGACAATGAACTTCCCCCTCTTCCATACATGGCTCGTACAATGCACGACCACACTCGTGTTTACGACGGGGCCGAGAGCAGTGGGGAGGATTATGAGGATGATCGGGACGGATCCTTCAAGGGCGCCAGTGACGAGATGATGCCCGATGAGCACAACAACTATCGT CTCGGTGTCGATGAGGAAGACCTTTCCAGCAAGCCTCGTTGCCAACGCTGCCGTAAGAGCAAAAAGGGCTGCGACCGTCAACGACCCTGCCAGCGTTGCAAAGATGCCGGTATCAGCGCCGACGGGTGCGTAAGCGAGGACGAAGGTAACGGTAGAAAAGGCCGTTACGGACGCCACATGGGTGTCTCAGTCAAGAAGAACTCAACATCGTCAGCGACGTCAATGGCTCCTCCCCCAATGTACGAATACAACATGCCGATGGACGGTGCACACTCGATGAGCATGTCCCTGGACAAAAGCAAGAAACGCAAGAGGTAG